A genomic region of Solanum dulcamara chromosome 2, daSolDulc1.2, whole genome shotgun sequence contains the following coding sequences:
- the LOC129878586 gene encoding dof zinc finger protein DOF3.6, giving the protein MAFSSIPFYLDPPNWQEQANHHQQQQLGVTNYENSSQLSPAVLPPPVTTTGGRGGGPAGLIRFGSSTERARLAKITQPGTALKCPRCESINTKFCYFNNYNLSQPRHFCKTCRRYWTRGGALRNVPVGGGCRRKNKRIGKRTRSSKSPIRSERSRNGPIITSNYNTTTISFPSHLPTPSTHLSFLNTPYHNFNDFNSTQNGLNFGEIQPHEGDATFVDQFRLQQMQQFSFSSPLEQPSNFYPNYSEFGISHDLENVKVEVDKSSTNSQGMNLQRNNNLGVNQFWTDYNISSTSTSQLL; this is encoded by the exons ATGGCTTTCTCATCTATTCCTTTCTATCTAGATCCTCCCAATTGGCAAGAG CAAGCAaatcatcatcaacaacaacaactcggAGTTACTAATTATGAGAACTCCTCTCAGCTCTCGCCAGCTGTGTTGCCACCTCCAGTAACAACAACAGGAGGAAGAGGTGGTGGTCCAGCTGGCTTAATTAGGTTTGGCTCGAGTACAGAACGAGCCAGGCTAGCAAAAATAACACAGCCAGGGACGGCCTTAAAATGTCCACGTTGTGAGTCGATAAACACTAAGTTTTGTTACTTCAACAACTACAACCTTTCTCAACCGCGCCATTTTTGCAAGACTTGTCGGAGGTATTGGACTAGAGGTGGCGCGCTGAGGAATGTCCCCGTTGGAGGTGGTTGTCGGAGGAAGAACAAGAGAATTGGTAAAAGAACTAGATCATCAAAATCCCCAATTAGAAGTGAAAGATCCAGAAATGGTCCAATTATTACTTCTAATTATAATACTACTACTATTTCTTTCCCTAGCCATTTGCCTACTCCAAGTACACATTTGTCATTCTTGAATACCCCTTATCATAATTTCAATGACTTCAATTCTACACAAAATGGTTTGAATTTTGGAGAAATTCAACCTCATGAGGGTGATGCAACATTTGTTGACCAATTTAGACTTCAACAAATGCAACAATTTTCCTTCTCCTCCCCCTTGGAACAACCTAGTAATTTTTATCCAAATTATAGTGAATTTGGGATTAGTCATGATCTGGAAAATGTGAAGGTGGAAGTGGATAAAAGTAGTACCAATAGCCAAGGGATGAATTTACAAAGAAATAACAACTTGGGGGTAAACCAATTTTGGACAGATTATAATATTTCTAGTACTTCCACTAGCCAACTATTGTGA
- the LOC129881019 gene encoding geranylgeranyl transferase type-1 subunit beta — protein MAEKDDPFLSLSDLESELDSIPIPMFFDRNRHICYLEMMLELLPSPYQSQEINRLTLAYFAICGLDILRSLDRVDKEGVINWVLSLQAHPQDKAELSNGQFYGFHGSRSSQFQPNDYGDAIPNCSHLASTYCALSILKTLGYDFSLLDSMSIIKSMKNLQQHDGSFMPIHSRAETDLRFVYCAAAISSMLENWSGIDKEKATEYIINCQSYDGGFGLTPSSESHGGATFCAVASLRLMGLIEDDILSKNVSSCFINVPLLLDWSLQRQAATDGGFQGRLNKATDTCYAFWVGGVLKILGAHKFINYEGLRKFLFTCQSQYGGFGKTPEQLPDLYHAYYGFCAFSLLEEPGLNSICTELGITNGPVQLL, from the exons ATGGCGGAGAAAGATGATCCGTTTCTGAGCTTATCCGATCTAGAATCTGAGCTAGATTCAATCCCTATCCCTATGTTCTTCGATAGAAATCGCCATATTTGCTATTTAGAGATGATGCTTGAGCTACTACCTTCACCTTACCAATCGCAAGAGATCAATCGCCTTACTCTTGCTTACTTTGCCATCTGCGGTCTCGACATCCTTCGCTCTCTCGATCGC GTTGACAAAGAAGGGGTGATTAATTGGGTTTTATCACTGCAAGCTCATCCGCAAGACAAAGCTGAACTGAGCAATG GACAATTTTATGGGTTCCATGGTTCTAGAAGTTCTCAGTTTCAACCAAATGACTATGGG GATGCAATCCCAAATTGCAGTCATTTGGCAAGTACTTACTGCGCACTAtccatattgaagactcttggCTATGATTTTTCACTACTGGATTCCATGTCAATCATCAAATCAATGAAAAATCTTCAGCAACATGATGGGAG CTTTATGCCCATTCATAGCAGGGCAGAGACAGACCTCCGTTTTGTATATTGTGCAG CGGCTATCTCTTCCATGTTGGAAAACTGGAGTGGCATTGACAAAGAGAAAGCCACAGAGTACATAATAAACTGTCAG TCATACGATGGTGGCTTTGGTTTAACTCCTAGTTCAGAATCACATG GTGGTGCCACTTTTTGTGCGGTTGCATCTCTCAGATTGATGGGATTAATTGAAGATGATATATTGTCGAAGAATGTATCCTCTTGTTTTATAAACGTTCCCTTGCTTCTAGACTGGAGCTTACAG AGACAGGCAGCCACTGATGGTGGATTCCAAGGTAGACTAAACAAAGCTACTGACACCTGTTATGCTTTCTG GGTGGGAGGAGTTCTAAAGATCTTAGGGGCTCACAAGTTCATCAACTATGAAGGCTTACGTAAATTTCTTTTCACCTGTCAATCCCAG TATGGTGGTTTTGGTAAAACTCCAGAGCAGCTGCCAGATCTTTATCACGCCTACTATGGATTTTGTGCATTTAGTCTGTTAGAGGAACCTGGCCTCAATTCAATCTGCACTGAGCTGGGTATAACAAATGGACCTGTGCAGCTGCTATGA
- the LOC129878602 gene encoding uncharacterized protein LOC129878602 yields MKSLSSVGLALSVVFGCLLLALIAELYYLLWWKNRILKTNLEDGYSNSSKAREFCFMFCGKSSRTSLNTNALKSQEICSSDTQLVHEPTQLQLQVGLNVDSNSDFWFKPFGDDTMDNEFMGLCGPPRFLFTIKEETKEDLESEDGKSKSRKGSRTRSLSDLCLSVETPFLTPLASPSCFTPPLSPIVMQKNGFNFNPFLESASDAEFNKFIRSNSSPPPTFQFLKDAEEKFCRRFVVEENDHVSFQVDQNLEVSSSSKMCKDHEENSGPFITLIFPKSREVQPEQHHVQHSSNSSQVLPLSSPPPILKLPIQQVNQQE; encoded by the coding sequence ATGAAATCTTTAAGCTCAGTTGGACTTGCTTTAAGTGTAGTATTTGGTTGTCTTTTGTTGGCTCTTATtgctgagctctactacttgtTATGGTGGAAAAATAGGATTCTTAAAACAAATCTTGAAGATGGTTATAGCAATAGTAGCAAAGCAAGAGAGTTTTGTTTTATGTTTTGTGGGAAATCCTCGAGAACCTCTTTGAACACAAATGCCTTAAAATCCCAAGAAATTTGTTCATCTGATACACAATTAGTTCATGAACCAACACAACTTCAACTTCAAGTTGGGTTAAATGTGGATTCAAATAGTGATTTTTGGTTCAAACCCTTTGGAGATGACACTATGGATAATGAGTTTATGGGGCTTTGTGGGCCACCAAGATTTTTGTTCACTATCAAAGAGGAAACTAAAGAGGACTTGGAGTCTGAAGATGGAAAATCCAAGAGTAGAAAAGGATCAAGAACTAGGAGTTTGAGTGATTTATGTCTAAGTGttgaaactccatttttaaCTCCACTTGCTTCACCTTCTTGTTTTACTCCGCCTTTAAGTCCTATTGTTATGCAAAAAAATGGATTCAATTTCAACCCTTTTCTTGAATCAGCAAGTGATGCTGAGTTCAACAAGTTTATAAGGTCTAATTCTTCACCTCCACCAACATTTCAATTCTTGAAGGATGCAGAGGAAAAGTTTTGTAGAAGATTTGTTGTGGAGGAAAATGATCATGTGTCATTTCAAGTTGATCAAAATCTTGAAGTTTCTTCAAGTTCAAAGATGTGTAAAGATCATGAGGAAAATAGTGGTCCTTTCATCACACTCATTTTTCCCAAGAGCAGAGAGGTACAACCTGAACAGCATCATGTACAACACTCATCAAACTCTTCACAAGTACTACCGTTATCTTCTCCACCTCCAATCTTAAAGTTACCAATCCAACAGGTGAACCAACAAGAGTAA